In the Buteo buteo chromosome 8, bButBut1.hap1.1, whole genome shotgun sequence genome, GATCGCCCAGGGGAGATGGGGTTTCTCGTTCCACTCTGCAGTCTTCACTGCCTTAAGATACGCGGGAGCATAGACGGTCCCAAGCGGTGTTCGCTTCGCTCGGGGGattcgggtttttttttgtctgtcagAGCGGGAGGGCGGGGGAGGCCTGGTGTGCGGCGGGGAAGTGCCGGGGCCTCTGGAACGGTTTCTCTCTCGCTGAGGCGCAGGCACCGTCTGTCTCCTGTCACTAACAGGCAGGAGGGCTTGTGCCGAGCTGGAAGGGAGGAGGTGGCGCTGAAACAACCTCCTCAGTGCTGGGGGACAGGGTGGTGGGCGTCCTCAagggtgctggcagctggggaAGGTTGTGCCTTGGCGGGAGAAAGCTGTGGGCTGGTGTCCCCGGCTTTCTGCCAGCCCCGCTTTGATGGGCCCTCGTTTCAGGCAAAACCTGCGCTTCTGAGGTTGAGGTAAAGGCGGTATTGGCAAGGGCAAATGAAATACACGTTTCAAGAACGGATTGAAGTATAAGGAGTAAGGTTGGTGCAGTTCACCTATCACGCACACTGGAAGTGTTGAGCTGAGGTGTAGCGTCACGGTGCTGCACGGGACtgggggttttggtggtggtgtgtggGTAAGATTGTCGTCTGAAATTGCAGAGGCTGTTTATGCTAATTAATTTTCTATAATTGTAATACATTTGCTGTTTGAAAACTTTTAGTTCTGTGCACATAAATACCAGTGTCTCATTTCCTGTAGAGGGTTATGGCCGTGCCTTGGCCAAGATAATGTTTGGAGATAAAGGCTTCCTGTTCTCCCTCATCCCTATCACCCACCCTCGTTTAGGGGTTTGCCTGTAGTACACTTTCTAAACTTTAAAGAGGCAGCTTATTAAACAGGCAGTGCTCTGATTTCTCTTACTGAGATAAAAGAAACATGCAGTATTTGAAAAggactttaaatatttttaagtaactttttttttttttaattcaggtaGTCTAAATAAGGCAAAATCTGTTGCttaatatgaagaaaagcagaggtcGGACAGGTcgaaagagaagaagaaaacacttgcaGAGTTTTATGGATGGAGGTACTGTCCATGGAAGTACTgctaaataataaaataacccATTGATTATCAAGGTGTTGTTTTATGGTATATATTTGTCAAACACCtttgtgctttgaaaataacattcataAATGTTAGCCTTTTCTATGCAAATATTCTAGCATTAGTTTACAGTCCCAGGCAGGACATGGTGAATATTGTGAGCTCTCTTTTCTGGCTAATGGCAAGTACTATATTATTCTTAAATTCCTTGATCCTTGAATATGCTGACTAACTCCTACAGTTCTGAGAGCTCCCTGTGCCCAGGGGCCCAGAACTTAGTAATTAGTTCGAGGGGAGCCTTTCTTGCTATTCTATTATGCTATACTAAAAAGtccaaaatacagtttttctggctatacagtaaaatttttcaatttcctttcttttccaatgGAGTGCTATTTTATAGCATTAATcccctcttttttatttttagtcagCTGCAGTCACAAGCTGGAATACATTAAACTTAAGAAGTGGCTGAAAGACAGAGGATTTGAAGACAGTAATTTAAGGCCAGCAGAGTTCTGGGGTAATGTTTCAATTATTTATTGGTGGTACAAGTTTCTGATTCTTCTAAAAGTGTTAGATTCCTGCTTTCGTTTTGAATCACGCACCTGGCTGgcatcaggaaaaaacccagttaCCATTAGTCTTTTAAGGACTTATAGCAAATGCACTTGAATGTCATTTAACATAAACAAGTAGATATGGAGGCCTGAAGTAGCGTAAACTGTTTCTTATATAAAGATGATCTTGGGTAAAACTCTTGTATGAGAATACTCTGGTATGCTGCAAAACATGCACACCTATGCTGATTTCCTTGTAGAAATAGAGATTTTAAGTGTTAGTATCacagttttaaagaacaaaGTAATATATCTTTAAGCGTTTCCAGTATTGGAACCTAACCTTGTTatcatttcttcatcttttttttgcGCATGCAAGTTTAGGAGATCTAGTGTTACAGATAAGTAAATGATTTTTAGAGCTGGGATTCACATAGCATTGTTTACAGTAGAGGTATatacttgtattttttctctttaagtaGATTATGTTTCAAAAACTTTTGCAATATTAGAGAGTAGAGAGAATAGGatgaatgagagaaaaatattttgaatagaAATTGTAAAGTTTAGTTAAAACTCTGAAACCAAGAACAGCAGCCAGTGATGAAAgatgtgtttaaagaaaaagttggGAAAAAGAAGTCGAGTAATTGCTAGAACTGGACAGCAAGTCTTGCAGGCGAAGGACTTTCACAGGGTCCTGAAAAGTAAGAAGAGAAtcagagaacaaagaaatgagGTACATACCTGGAACAATCCGTAATTGGCTATTATGATTTGTAAGAGATAATGTATGTTCTTTTAGAGCTTTTCCTTGCTGGCCTGTTAATTCATTGCAGCTTATCATAGTCTCCTGTATTTTACGTGTATACATGTACTTAAGCATCCTCTTTGTTCCTGCTTCAGATACAGGAAGAGGACTGATGacaacaaaagcatttcaggTTAGTAATGTTGATTCTAATGCAAGTGCTCCTCAGGTTCTTTTGAGATGTAATGACTTTTGCAACAAGCAAAGCTCAAAATTCCAGACAAGGTCTTCATAGTCCCTGTTGTGAATGTAACTTCTGGCCTAATACCAGAATTTGCAGTGTTGGCATATCTGTAAAATGATGTCCTATGTACCCAGAGAGCTTGTTGGATGAAGGTATTCCTGTGCTCATTTACAGAGATTTACTATGTAgtcttgtgtttcagtttaaGGCAATCAGTGGCTAACTGAAACCAGGAGGAGCAGGCTCCTTCCCTCCTGTATGCCTTCTCCCTCAGCCACTGGCTCCCACAGCTTCCTTTGCACTGGCTATAGCAGTCTTCCCCACTTGTGTGATAAGTTGCATCAGGAAGCTAAACTAATAGAAaactctctcttcaaaaaaCTCATTAGCTTTGATAGGTTTGCTCCTTGAAATCTCCCACCTTGGTCAGACCAGTGCTGGTACAAAAGGAGGAATGGCATATCAGGGAGAGGAatggaggaaagggatggggCTTTAAGCAGCATTTGGCCATAATGTGAAGCCACAGCTTTAACCTCACTTTGACGGCCCTCTTCTTTGTTGGTAGACCAGCTAATAGAAACCTAATTTCTCAGACATTCCCAGCAGAAAAGGGGAATGATAGAAAAAATACCTTGCCCTTCAGATATTGGCACAGAAAGACTGAACTCTGACTGAAAAGTGCCTTTCTGAAAATAGGCTTGTTGGAGAAGTTTCCTAACTGGTATGAGAATAGTATATCAAATAATGGAGAATCGGATCCAGAACCTTTTGCAAAATAGAGAGTATAGCAAGAAGTAGGAAGGAGATGCAGTGGAAAAGTCATGTGTAGAGAACAGTGTATGTTCTCATGCTGGCTTATGGTTAGAGCCAGCAGTTGAAGCCAGAGGCTTAGGTTATCCACAGTGCTGGGATTCTGCAGTAAGTGAAATGAGAGCTAGACTCAACTGGTCTTGAGCAAGATAGGAAAGAGCAGAGGAACGGGAAGGAGAAAGTATTGACTTGATTCATGTCCTCTCCCTACAAACATGGACACATATGGCTCAAACAGGGCATGAAAGCTAATTTACACACACAACAGCTTGGCAAGCAAGGTCAGGATAGACATGACCTAAAATATCCCTACCCCATACTGCTATGTTGATAGAAGTTCATCTGTTTCTGAGCTCTAATCTAAAATATATCTCAGTACAAAGAAAGTGAGTCGCTGGGCACCAGACTTTCCGTGAACAACTAACTTTCTGCAGTTGACAGTTCCTACTGACTGCAATCATCCTCCTTCCCTGGACTGGGACTGTCTTAAAACCATGTCAGTTTCTATCAAGTTCAACATCACATCTGTTTGCTTACTGACATTAGTGTTCTCTGAGGAATGTCTCTCTCTTCAGAAATCGCATAGTAGATGAGTCATTTACACTTGATCTTTACTATTCTTTGTGTGtgatggttttttttgcctccctCAAAGGCAGGGGATCTGATTATTTCATTGCCGGAGAAATGCTTACTCACCACGGGCACTGTCCTTAGTAGCTGCTTGGGAGAATACATTATGAAGTAAGTGAAAAGTGACACTTTATGGGCAAGCTGGCCTTTACTGTGGGTTGCTCATTAGTAGATTAATCATTTTAAATGGTGGTAGGGCTTTAAACTGCATACCCTAACTTGTATGAGTATTTCTTGTGGACTTTCATGCATGTGGAATGCTCAGATAAGTAAGGTATGGACACGGAGCATCCCCTTTTAGCTAGGCTGAGTTGGAGGGATGGTACAGGCTTGAACTTGACCTGTCTCGAGAGCCAGCTTGGACCTAAATGCCAGTTACGAATGGTTTCTTGGGAATTTGTGATTATGCTTCAGTAGAAGGAGGATGAAATGGGATTGCAAAGCAGTCACATGAACATAGCCTTTTAGAAAATTCAGAACAAAGACCTATGCTGGACATTGAGTAGTTGTTATAtatcctaaaaaaaccccaactccccaaaagaaaaaaaaaccccaagaggTGAGCCTGAAATTGTTACTAAAAACCAGCTTTTATAGCCCCTTTCAGATCATCAAAAGGACTTGGAGATGAactacaaaaaaagtttaaaatagaaGCTATttataacatttaaaagaacTAGAAGAGAGATAAAATACTGTTGCATCAATTTCCTCTCTCACCTCTGTGTATCTGCTGtgttggtatttttattttctaatagaTGGAAGCCTCCTGTATCTCCTTTGATAGCACTATGCACATTTTTAATAGCAGAGAAGCATGCTGGTGAGAAATCTCTGTGGAAGCCATATCTTGATGTTTTACCCAAGACATACACTTGCCCTGTTTGCTTGGAGCACGATGTAGTAAGCCTTCTTCCTGAACCTTTAAGAAAGAAGGCTCAGGAGCAGAGAACGACAGTCCAGGAGTTGTACATGTCTTCCAaggcttttttctcttccctgcagcCTTTGTTTGCTGAAAACACAGGAACTATTTTTAACTACAGTGCTCTAGAGTGGGCTTGGTGCACTATTAATACAAGGACAATATACATGAAACATTCACAGAGGGAATGTTTTTCTCTTGAGCCAGATGTTTATGCATTGGCGCCATATTTAGATTTGCTAAACCACAGTCCAAATGTTCAGGTAAGGAACTAAAAATAGATcacttcatttctttatttgtaaATGCACTATCTCAATACAGCATGCATTTATGTGATGGATTAGAAGTGGCTGGAGGTCAGTGAGAGATCTCATAGTAGGAAAAATGTCTACTGAGGACATGCGCAGGCTGAGTACTCATGGTTCATATATACGCTGGAGCTTGTTATTCAGCCCAAGGCAGTTGAATAAAGATGGTTCAAATGTTTATGTAGCAAAGCAAAGTTACAGGGAGAGCCCAGAATGGCTGGGTGAGATTTGCATGCAGGGTAGCTACTGCGAAAAGCCACTTGTAAATGTAGCCCTACTCTGCTCTCCTCAGCTCCTGAAACAAATCTCAAGTTACGTGGTCCCTGTGTTACTTCACCTCTGGCTGAAGCTTCTGAGCAGCCTTAGGAAAGTGTATAAAGCAGTTCCACTTTATGTCAGGGACTGTGTGCCAACTCATTGTTGGGACAGCACAGAAGTAGTCAACTCTGCATGAAGCCATCTTTATTTGTGGATTTGGGGCCTCTGTAATAAGTCTGCACAGTGGGTGGCACATCCTGCAGACTAAGGTTTTGATGTTTGTTCTTCATACTAACGGGTTGCCTTTTCAGACATCTGTAACactatctgttttctttcagtgttaGAGAAGTGTTCGATACTGTTGGATTTTAATATTCTGATTCCTTTTTCACCCTGTCTTCCTGTGAAGAgtaaaaccttttatttttaacttcttgaAGGTAAAGGCTGCATTTAATGAGCAGACAAGAAGCTATGAAATTCGGACAAATTCACAGTgcaaaaaatatgaagaagtaTTTATCTGCTATGGGCCTCATGATAATCAGCGACTGTTACTAGAGTATGGATTTGTTGTCATGGATAACCCTCACAGCACTGTTTATGTCTCATCAGGTTGGATTTATAGATTGTCTTGACATTGAAAGGCAAAATAGTAGAGAACAGAGCATATGAGCATGTTAATACTGTCTATCTTCAACAGGAGATGTTGGTAAAAAAGGATAACTAAGGGATTATAAGGATACAATCCTGGAGATTGCTGATAGCTTTTGAGAAGTAGATACATTTTTGGTTATGTTTAAGTTTACCAAAATGTAGCAGGTTTTGATCTTTGTCTTGTAGCTACTTGAAAAATATAGCTGAAATGTCATTTCAGAATTGAGAATTGTGGTTTCTTCTACAtaccatttatttaaatatctaaaatgtgtttttatgcAGATATTCTCCTCAAATATTTTCCACCACTGGACAAGCAGAGAAATACAAAACTTTCCATTCTAAAGGATCATGATTTCTTAGAGTAGGTATCTGAAGTTATTTTGTTTCCCTGTgagcttttttcagtttttctgggagtaaaattttgcttttagtatcaaaatccagcataaaataattattcatttttttatcaAACGGATTTGCTTGCTGTCTATGAGAGAATGTGGAAGTGGTAAACACCAATATCAAAGCCTGAGATAGGTTTCAAGGTACAGCCTGTCTGGATAGCAGCGAAGTACGGGGAATCAAGGAGTCCTCTAGTTTCAAAGAGCAGATCTTGCCATGTTGACACTTGTCAGGAAGAAAGCTATCACACTGTAACAGATCACCTATACTTTCTGCATCTGATCACTTCTGACTTTTTAGAAACCTGACCTTTGGATGGGATGGACCGTCTTGGAGACTCCTCACAGCCCTCAAGTTGTTAAGTCTTGGAGCAGATGAATTGTAAGTTTAAGTACTCTGAATATTTAGACAATGTGCATgtgccattttcttttatttgctctttgctGACTGTGTGTGAGATACTGGGACAATTGTTTTGGATCTCCTGTGTCTATCTTACTGACTCCAGGTGAGaagtgaaaagaagaaaggcagagaacaCCGTATAATGTAAAGTCATTGCCTATTTGCTGCTTTGgtcttttgctttcttataTTAAATACTAGACAGACCtcattgttttccctttctatttCGAGAACCAGATATTATTTTAAGGTTCAGACTCCAGACCTTTTTCCTGTTGGTTTGATGGGACTTTAAATGCTATTGACCTTCCTTGATTTCTTTGAAGCATGTGTTCCACAGGCTGCTTCTGAAATTCATCTCCAGTGACTGTCAGCGCAGGTTTGATCATTTGTTCCAAATGGCAAATCTGCCTCAAACAGCATTAATAGAAAATGGTTACCTGGGCTTTGCTTGtaatagtaaataaataaaaaaattttctcttgTTCAAAGCTGTTCATGCTTTGAAGATTCATTGCTGACTGCAATAAGTTGATTAtaagaactaaaaataaatctccATGATACTGGTTTCAAGCCCCATGACGGGAAGTTTAGTAGAAGCCATGCTAATAAGTTCTGAGTGAATAGCTTCTACTCCTCGCTGATGCCGCTGGAGTTGGTGACAGCATGGCAGAGCAGTAAAGACCAGAGACATTGATCTAAGTGCAGACTGTGGCTTTGGCTGAAGGGGTAGGGGTGGAGGATTGAAACCGCTGCTCCAGACCGTTAAATCTCTGTTCTCTTTTGCTTGCCTTATCAGTCTCGTATCTGAATGCTGTGTGCCTTTTTCACGTATGCTAACCTTACTTGCCTTACGCCAGCGGTGTTATTCTTAGCATAACCATATGTTTATCATTCAGCTGGGGAATATCACAAATAATTGTGTGTTATTCAAACATTTTGGTTCTAGTACTTGCTGGAGGAGAACACTGCTTGGTGATGTAATTTCAGCCAGAAACGAACAGCAGACTCTGAATATAACAGCAAAAATATGCCATTTTTTAATACAGGAGACACAGCATGTCCTTCTCCAGGTAATTTAACTGGAAGAGCAAGGTAGCCCAGATTCCTTTCTCTCCTAGCATAAATGTACAGCAGTGTAATTTTCTGGGATGAGAACAGAGTGATGGAAGGAATTGACTACACTGGGGTGGTGTAGAATTTGTTTCCAGGGTGACTGACAGCACTGAACTGCTCAGCAGAATTTGTGGctgcagcaaagaaaggaaCTATCTTACAAAGCTTATACAAAGCCCTGTAAGCAAGTGAAAAGTATTTAACCTTTCTCTGCCTATAGTATTAATGTATTTGTTAAGGTTacctcttaaaagaaaatgcagacttGTATAAGGTGGGCACGTAAGATGTTGCAGACCTGCTATGAGTGTGTTGTGGCAGAAAGTGAAGGCTGTGTTCATGAAAGCCAGTCAAGCCAGATGAACTACCCACGTCAGCCAGTCTCCTGTGAGGGAGGTCTGTGCTCTTAGGAAAAcaatctctccttcctttctgaatTTTGGCAAACAAATGTGTGCTTAATGTCAACTTGGATAGCTATCATGGAAAAGGGTTATTAAAGCCACActgtttcaaaggaaacatatatatgcacagaGTATGAGGTGAATCTGGTCTTGAGCAACATCTTGACGATAGTATGGACTTAGGAGCCTGATATCAGGTAAACATTTCCCTTTGTCTCCTTGTTTTTGATCTGCTTCATATCCACGGGATGatttttttcgtttttttcccctttttccacaccccccctcccctttttttttcttttactattacagtttcttttgtgaaagattaaacaaaatactgttttgacATAATTCATGGAGTCCCTACCACAGATAAGCTTTCCACAAATTTTATGTTCATGTCctatattaaataattaaatttttagTAATTTCATCCCATTTGTATAAACTTCAGATCTCCCAGTTGAAAAGGAACAAAGAGAACCTCAAAAAACACCTGGCTTTGGTAGAAGCACTACGCTTGGAAGATCTGAAGATACTACAAAAATCAGCTGAGATTCTTTGCAACTTGAATATGGCAAAAACTTGACCCATCTGGAGCTGTGATAGCTGTGGCT is a window encoding:
- the SETD4 gene encoding SET domain-containing protein 4; amino-acid sequence: MKKSRGRTGRKRRRKHLQSFMDGVSCSHKLEYIKLKKWLKDRGFEDSNLRPAEFWDTGRGLMTTKAFQAGDLIISLPEKCLLTTGTVLSSCLGEYIMKWKPPVSPLIALCTFLIAEKHAGEKSLWKPYLDVLPKTYTCPVCLEHDVVSLLPEPLRKKAQEQRTTVQELYMSSKAFFSSLQPLFAENTGTIFNYSALEWAWCTINTRTIYMKHSQRECFSLEPDVYALAPYLDLLNHSPNVQVKAAFNEQTRSYEIRTNSQCKKYEEVFICYGPHDNQRLLLEYGFVVMDNPHSTVYVSSDILLKYFPPLDKQRNTKLSILKDHDFLENLTFGWDGPSWRLLTALKLLSLGADEFTCWRRTLLGDVISARNEQQTLNITAKICHFLIQETQHVLLQISQLKRNKENLKKHLALVEALRLEDLKILQKSAEILCNLNMAKT